From Rhododendron vialii isolate Sample 1 chromosome 7a, ASM3025357v1:
GTGTTCTCAAAATAACCGGGGACCGAAGTCATTCCCCGTAAGAAGAGAAAGGGGGATACAAAAGTGTACTTTATCATTGCATTACTATAACTATTGATCATATAATTCTTGGCTATTGGCCAAAGCCAGGCGGCGATGGACCCGAGCCAGAGGAGGAGCCACACCCCGTATGCACTGTGAGAGAAAGACCTGAGCTCTACTCCTTGGAGGTGGAGGAACGACTCCATTAACTTgactttattttcttcattaagAGAAAGGAACTTCCATAAATCACACTCTATGTCCTAAATTACTAACAGCTTTGTAGATTTCGTACGTGGAGGAGAGCGCGTGTTATAGTTGGGGCTACTGATGACGTGAGCGCGTGTATTTAGGGATCAAAAGATTGCGACGTACGtagcttctttttcttcctcattCTTTCCTTCTgaaaaattctttatttttctcaCTGTTAAAGATTTGACAGTCGAAACATTCTTGAAGATACAAAATAAATATGGAGTCTCTATGATGGTCGACTAAAAATTAAGATGAAGTTGGTGCTGTGGCTTCGGTATTATATCATAGATGTGTGACATTTCATTTTCTGCGTGTGATGGATGTAATGAATTGGCCCGAGTCACCCAACTAACCATGAATCTTCTTTCGGCATAAACACTTGGCTATAAAAAGATATGCCTAAGAATGTAGTAGTAGTTAGCACTATATAGTGTTTGGTGTGTGCTAATATACCAAGTGAGGATCCAAGTCCCTCCTAACTAACTTGGGACTAAGCACTCACCTCCCCCAAATCTTGGGTATTACGATAAGAGTGCGCTACTCTCGTACTGATATTTAGGGGTTTTGCAGAGCTCGCGTGATGTAATAGTAATTtcttttgtattattttttgttcaattttatgACTAAGCATTGGCTAATATTTTTCGTCACTTTCGCATTACAATCTATAATTATTTCTAATCACATATTAACAAGGGctgaattaaaagaaatttactGGCCGGTCACATATTTTAATTCTGATTTTGGATCGCGACAATTGTCGGATTAGATTCAGACGTCATCCAAAACTAATGACAAGGAAGAAAAAGGAATCAAGATCTcatttcaaaaaggaaaattaaaaaaaaaaagaaggaatcaTGATCTTTAATCTTTATGcatcattttcaaaaagtttacttttaaaatctaaattagaaaggtgaggagagagagagagaggagccaaCCGTGCAAGTTCGTTCAAGTGCGCCGGTGAACGTGGGGAGAAGAATTTTGGGGGTGGGGCCAAACCGTTGCGCGGACTCAAGCCAATCGAGGAAAAAGTGGGTATGGCCGCACGTGCACACAACTGATAAAAACAAAAGGTTATCTcgatagaaaaaggaaaaaaaatactaatatacTTAATTAAAAGCTCCCCTTCAAGTGTGATTGTTACACAAATTGTACTGTGCTTCAGTGGGGATTACATATATTAGGACGAAACTACCCTAGAAAGAAGTAATTAATTACTAAGCTCTCCTCCTTCACCATGACACCTTAATTTTATTACTAGTAGTATATACCAGAATAAGGCATCGACTGCAATTGcctttggtaaaaaaaaaataggaatattGCAGAATTCTCATTGCAATTTTTAAGTTGTAAAACCAACCAAGGATAACGATGTACATGATACAATAACACATGAGGAATCCCTGTGAGAAGAACTATGAGGGTGACATGTGGCATAAATGTATCAGTCCTCGATTTACATTATGCTATTAAACTCATGTCCACGAAgcttaaataataaataaaaataaaaaattgcaaacAGCGATGCATGCGTATACATTTTAATTTATGATCAACTATGTCATCGACTCATCAATGACTTACGTGATGACATATATGCAGTGTGTGACATTAATTGTTTAATTCTTTGATCATGTCTCTAGTCATTTAAAATACATATTCGATTATGAAAATGGTGTTAACTATTAACTATAAACCTTACGTACTCCTATTTTCTtaatacaaaaaaacaaatcattttattttgaacGATGCCGACTCAcaaaatataacatgataaaAGATAGACCATAAGGAATTCAGCCAAATGGGTATGAGCAAAGCTAATAATTCGTGTTGTACGAGATCGCACGTTCGAAGTTCACGAACgtcaaacattccaaatcttAGAAACTACCGAATGCTTTGCTCAAACAATAATTTCAGCACGCATATACACCTAGATAGGGTACATGGATTTACTTACAACACACACATCTACACCCATCCCCCACTTGCAATTAAACACAAGGCACATTTGGTGTGACCATTTACACACAGAGCAGAAGGTATATCATTCAATGTGCAAGTATTTCAGGTGAATCTATTAACTGTCCTCCCCTAAAGTGCATTCATTTTCATCCCAAGGTCATTCAGGTAATTTCACCTCAGCTCCCTCTCAATCACAGAGTTTTTTTACTTCAACAAGTTCtcgggtgttttttttttggttttgtttaagTCCCTTCCCCTCGCCGTGTTTGACCTCCAAGAGTGATAGTTACAGCttggtttagagagagaaaactggAGATTAGATTAATCGATTCGATTTCGATATCGATATATATCTTCTTCGTGTATATTTATCGTACTGTtcgcatatatgtatatataggcggTATATGCATTTCGCGTATTCTTACACTTCCTCTCTTTCACGCTCAGATTCGCATGAGAAAGTTTTACAGTTTGATCGGTGAAATTAGGCTAAATAGTTGATCGTtgaagaagagggagaggaaaaaaaaacagagagatgaGAGGCGCGAACAGCAACACGCTGGACACTATAAGCGCGGCCGCGACTGCGATCGCGTCGGCTGAGAATCGTGTGCCCCAAGCTTCAGTTCAGGTGTACTATTTGATTCGACTGATTCATTTTGGTTTtgctaaaatttgattatactaGTGATTATGTCGAATTGAATTTTGAATCTCTATTCCAAGGTTCGTAAGAAACTGATTCTGTAGGTTCTGGATCTGTTGATCGCATGTGATCGTTGTTAGTTGATTGATTTGACTTTGTTTCAGGCAGTTTTCCGAAAATATGATAGCGTTTTGATTCTTGCTAGTTGTTTTTTTTCGGTCTTCGAAAGTTGACCTTGGATTAAACCTTGGGGCACTGGAGGTTTGGCCGGTCGGTGGTTAACTTCAAGGGCCccgggattagtcgaggtgtgcgagAGCTGGTCCGGACACctggttattagaaaaagaaaagttgacCTTAGATTCCGAGCGAGTATAAGGTTTTGGCTTGTGTTGGGTCTGAAATTGCAGTTCTTTAGTTTTGAAGGTTGAGGTTTACGTGATTAATCTGTTTGTATATATGTGGTTGACGTTGTGTTGTTGCATGGAAGATAGAAGGTTGGGTGGTGAATTTGTAGTGACTTCCCGTTAGGATCGAGCTATTTGCTGGCTTCCAAACAATCTAATGTTGGGGTGGAATGTGTCTAGTTTCTCTTTTTGGCTTTGACTCCTCTGCTACTATGTTAGTGTTAGTTCCTTTTTACTGTTACTAAATTTCGAAATTCAGGTGCCTTTGCATCTTGAATATGGTATATAATATGACTTGACTTCGAGTGAGAAAAATGCTTTTACATATGCTTTGGCGTAGGGAAAGGCACGGTGCATTGAATGTTTGTTTCTAGAAATGGAGTTAGCACTATTAGGGGAACTGGAAATTGGCATCAGTGTTTTTGAGTTGATCTTAGCTTTCCTGAACTTAGTGTTTTCCCACTCAATGCTGTAAACTGGTAGGTTATAGCTAGTCggttgattttatttccttccttttttgcTGGGTAGGTGTGGAAAATTATGGCCATTTTCTCTGATGCTCAAGCTAGGTTTATCCTACTTATATCTTACCTGGTAGAATCTTTGAATAGAGGGAAGAGTTACAATTTGGAGTTAGCAGATCATGGGTATCCTGCAGCAACAGACAGATTGTAAATAAATTGAGTGACATGGACATTTCATCTGGTAGAGAATggcttttcaaaaataaattgaaaacttGATGAAAACATATCCACGTTAGTAGATTTATAGGTAACCTGCAGCAACAGACATATTGTACACAGGGCTCACTGTAGACAAAAACCTATTGTGTTCTGGAATCTGGATAAGGTGCTTGCTACCATTTTTGTGGCCAGTGGGATATGCTGAACCATGATCCTTCTTTCTTTGTCACATATAACAGGCAAATTTTTTGCTCTACTTTAAAAGTGGACCAATTTCTTGTACTTTTTTGATATCTGATCTGATGGGTTGTCACATATTTGCTTCAAAAAGTGATTCTTTTCTCAATATGCTTTATGTTCCTACAGTAAAGCAACGTTTTATTCGTCCAGCACTGCATGTTATTTATGGCAATGCTATATggttttctttcattttagcCACTATATATAGCTCTTTCAATTCCAGTATCTAAATAACCAAGCAGACTATTTGTCTTAGATGGCGACATATTTTCTCTGCAGACTGACCCCGAGGGATTAGTTGAAGTCATAGAAATATGACatttgatttggttgggtgTTCTCATGAAGTTTACTCCTGTTTGGGGATGGGTGCTTCTATCtaccaaaaaagaacaaaagaatgaAGCATTTTATATTTTCTGGACAAAAAAGTTGTTTTGGGCTTAATGATTTCGGGTTTACACTATTGCCCTGCCCATAACATTTGACCTGACCtgtgttatttgaattttgagcTTAATGTTTGGGGCTTCACTAGAGTTTTGGTTTGGGCGATCATGCGAGTTTCTATTTTCACCTTTAGTTCGGtcttttttgttatatttgtcAGAAGTCTCAAACACATTAACCATGTTGAAATTCTCACTACAGGCAAGTGATATACacgagaaacaaaagaaacctaAGGGGACAAAAAACCTATCAGATGGAATTTGTGCTTGTCGATTTGTGAACCAACATGTTAACTTAACCAGTCAATTTCTTCAAGGAATTACTTTAAAACATAAGAGTGAAGAGTGTGAATTCCAAGTACCTGGTCGTAATCAACTTTTCTTATGATTTAGGTATTAACTCCATTTCAGTTGCGTGCACTCTGTACATCTGATTACGATGTAGGTAGTTATTTACATAAAGGATTCTGTCCAATGAAGGAAGATAAGATACTTGTTCGGTTTGTCCCAAAAGTGTAGGCTTGGTGCCCACCAAATTTGAGTTATGAATAGGGAAATAGATACAGCACGTCTAAATCACGGCTTTATTGCTGCATCCATGTGACTTCATCGTTATGAGGTCCTGTTTGCTTTGTGGTCTCATTCCATATGTGATGAATTTAAAAACTGATGGAGAATCTGGGGAAGCTTGCTTTACATAACCTGATGGCTAGGGTTACTTTGAATTGCAACATTTGTCTTTACCTTCTTAACATATACAAAAGAAATCTAGCATGGTTCTGATAATCAGTGGTCCATGCAGAAAAGAAGGTGGGGAAGCTGCTTGAGCATACCCTGGTGTTTTGGATctcacaaacaaacaaagcgaATTGGGCATGCAGTTCTTGTTCCTGAAGCAACAGCCCCAGGAACAGAGGTTTCCAGTGCTGAAAATCCATCCCGAGCACCTTCCAGGGTACTTCCCTTCATTGCCCCTCCCTCCTCGCCTGCTTCTTTCCTTCAGTCTGAACCCCCTTCTGGTTTTCATTCACCCGCTGGATCAGTTTCCTTTACCTCTATGTCTAACTGCATGTGCTCACCCGGGCCCGCCTCCATGTTCTCTATTGGACCTTATGCACATGAAACCCAGTTAGTCTCACCCCCCGTCTTCTCCACCTTCACCACTGAACCATCCACAGCTCCTTTCACTCCTCCTCCCGAGTCTGTCCAGTTTACCACACCTTCCTCACCCGACGTTCCATTTGCTAGGCTTTTTGACCCCAATCACCAAAATGGCAAAGCCGGTCAAAGATTCCCTTTTTCCCAATGCGAGTTTCAGCCTTATCACCACCATTATACTGAAAATCCTGTCAGCCACTTGACCTCACCCGGTTCAGGTATCTCAGCTTCAGGAACCTCATCTCCTTTTCGAATTGGAGATCCTCCCAAGCTCTGGAACCTTGACAAGCTGTCTGCACTTGAGTGGGGACCGCAGCAAGGATCTGGTTCACTGACCCCTGATGCTGTGGGACCCAGATCTcaggacagttttcctcttgGCCAACAAAGTTCTTACCTCCCACCATGCGCGAATTCATTAAATGGACGCCGAAATGGTGAAGTGACATTTGATCATAGAGTATCTTTTGAGATTACAGCTGAAGATGTTCTCAGATGCTTGGCAAAGGAGCAATCCATGGCCAGGGCTATGTCCCCACTTGTAGAGAATGCAGAAGTTGCTGCTGTAGAGGATGAAAATTCATCCGAGGTGCCTAATAGTCATGAGGTGGAGAAAGCTTCTGCCGATGGGGAGGGTGGGTGTCGACTTCAGAAACATCAGTCCATATATCTTGGTTCTGTTAACGAATTCAACTTTGAAAACCCAGATGGGGGAGGAGACTCCGATGAGCATGTTGCTATTGGTTCCGACTGGTGGTCCAATGAGAATGTACTAGTGGAGGGTGGACCTAAGAACTGGTCCTTCTTCCCTATGATTCAGCCAGGAGTCAGCTAACCAGGGAGTTTAGGTGGCTTGGTTTTTACATCTTGGTTTTTACATCTCCACCAGGCTAGCAGCATTTTTGTCGACAATTCTCAGGTCAAATTGCAGGGAATCGGGCTTTAAGCTGAAAGAGATGCCTTGCTGAACTGACTAATACTTGAAGGCTGTTTTTGAGCAATTCACCGCCAGGCCAATATTTTGTTTAGACTGGATAGTGCATTACCCTCTTTTCCCTTTAGGTAAAAAGATatagtatatagtatatactAACTGAAGGCTTATACGTTCTTCTGtgtactttcttttctctttcttggaaATATACaagatagtttacaccaatggCTATAGTGATGCTAAGGATGATGAGCTTTCAGAGGATCCTTTTGCAACTTGAATGATGATGCCAATTGTGGGAACTCACCAAGAATGTACCTTTTGGGGCCTTCCAAGTGATGTGGGTATCTTGATACTTGTTGCAGTTAAGGAAACAGAAGGGAAAAGATATCAATGTGCGTGTaattggaaaggaaaaagaCAGACATGCACATGTATCCACTTACATTGGACGGTTCTGAACGCAGTTGTGTCCAGAGTTATCCGGTAGTTGTGTTCCTAGAGTTTTTCTTCTTACAAGGGGGTGTCAAACGAGGGTGAGGGTGACGCACGCATAACGGTTCTTCTGACTTCCCCCTTAATTGGTCCCCATTATGGCTGTTTGGTTAACTAATTAAGCCAAAAAGAAGAATAGTTGTGGACATTGTGAATTTATTCGCACTCTAGTTCTATCCCTGCctgaaaaccaaaccaaaggtTTTGTCTTTGAAAATTTGTTCCCAGTTCAATTCAATTGTGAATGATGACATTAGCAGAAGATCATGTCTTGATCCTGTCTTGTTACAAGGACTGAGGACTTTTAGGACTTTTATGTGTATGCTGTATACTTGTCTAACCTTGGTTACTCATTCAGTTGGTTTACCGGCGACCGACTGGGGAAAAAAACTGGTTAATTTGCCAAGGACGTCACGTaaaacctaaagaaaaaaactggTTAATTTGCCAAGGACGTACTAACCTAAACAAACAAGATAAAGGTCACCTTGTGTACTTGAAGGAAACAAGATTAATTGACCCGTCCAGTAGCATCACTTCAATAAACGCAGCTTCAGTATCAAAATAGTGTTAGACTGTTAGAGCATAACCAAGTCACCGGCCAGTAACATTACAATTACTGCGTACAAGAACGAGACGTCCCGGTTTGCCTTGAGAATTAACCAGAGACAGCTGTATCAATAGAGAATGCAATGCACACACAGATtcttgaaataaaatttaaaaaaaatcagcagATTGGTGCCTTTCATTCGTTTCCTgtctttttttctcctttggaGTTGGGTggggggtttagggtttagtaGTTTACCAAACAACAACTCTTTCACTTACATAGGACTACAAACCATAGTACTATAAGTTAGGACAGCCTAAAGGGGGCAAGGTCCTATAACTTTCAACAGTCAAAGCAACCTGCCATTGTCCTTAAACGGTTAGACCCTAGGCAAAACTTCTACCCAAATCTGTCTAATGAGAAGTGGAAAACTTACATAAACCATGAGAAGTAAATACTTACCACATTGAAGCTATAAGTAGGTTTTCCCTCAATTTGACCTCTTGTCCATTGAGTCTACCCCTAACTCTTGAGGTTCTTGCCCAAATGGTTTAGGCCAAACCCACCCTAAATACAAGTTTTGGAGGTAGGTAAGTTAAAATATGAGTCAACATCCTCTCATATGATGATCCCTCACGTGACTTAAAATGGTACCTGCAGTGTTTACGTTCAATGGTTTCGAGCCATTTGTTTTGTGGCCGTTGACGTGTTAATCGCGATCATGCTAAAAATTGAATCGATGGATATCGGGATTGACTTGGTTTAACCATATTTTCAAGAAGAGAAATGAATGGCCAGAGCCCTACCATTCACATCTCTCGTGGTGACAAATATGGTTCTCTCGAACGACTATCTCAATCACCAATCAACCTAACTTTTTACAAAGAGCAAAAATACATCGAGGGctacaaaatgaatgactcGGATTGTTAAACAAAATCTCCATAGATCCCATTTTGTGTCGCATGAGAAACCATGTGAGGTATTGTCACATGAGaggatctaaaaaaaaaaaacggggtGAGCATTTTAGCTCAGATAGAAGGTTTATATGAGGATTTAGCGATTCACAAAACTATATATAGGCTGGACAAAGAAACAAGTCATGCGCGAGGAAACCACATACGCTCAGCCTAGCAAAAAATGTTCATATACTCTTACAGCAGAAAAAATCAGAACGCTAACAAAGGCATAGGGGAGGAGGAATGATTAAAGGAATAAAGGCATAACAAACGTAATTTGACATTAGCAACGTAGTTTTCAAGGTATTTTGATCCAAAGCTATGTCCAACCATGTACAGCAACGaatccaaaacaaaatcaaccagTATCCCTCAATGTGTGGGCTCGAATTAGTAATAAAGAGAAAACACACATAAGAGAGATACAAAATCTATGGCTGAGAGCCCTGATGATAGCAGACATCGCAAATCTGAACTTGCAAAAGGAAATAAAGGAATGGTGCCTTCAAAACAAGAGAGCAAATTGATATgaaattcaaaacacaatcgCATAAATATTCTGTGACATTGTTTTGTCAGTGCTACAGTGCAAATAATTGGCAAGGATAAATGATCACAGCCAGTGTTACCAGAAGTGATATCAGAATGGAAATTGCTCGTTGAGAGCTTACAAGAATCAAATCAGAAATGAAAGCGAACGAGACAGAAACAGATTAGCAAATGCATTAAGCTGGATGGATGACAACAGCAGTTCAAGAAGGAAGAAACAAGAAATAATCTCAATGTGGTGGAGCTGAGTGTTACAAAATGCCCTTCGACAACCAAACCAAGAATTGAGAAACCGAGCTTAGTTtagttggttgtctcatttctctccccAGTGAAATGAGCTATGGATAGCTCATTTGTCTCAAATCAACAGGTTTGGGGTTCAgagctatggatagcctctgaaccCGCTGTTGACTGACATACTAACATCCGGCTGATGTCTATCGTCTgaccaacaaaaaaagagagccaAGAATTGCCTTAACTTAATTGCCAATAAACACTCAAAATATTACAACCAATTCAGGGTCCTCAGATAAACTGAATATAGAATCCATCGATGCATCCATACAATTTTTAATCTTAAATAAATACGAAGGTATACTAAAGTATCACTAATTTAGCTGTTGAAGGTAGTTTTGTTTCCAATTGCTTCGCACTTTCTCAAGCAGCTAGCACTTTTTTCTGCAAGAAAAGCATCACTGGCAAAATGCTGGGTGTGAGGATCAATAGTTATCCTTTGGAGGCGCAAAGCAGCATTCTCTAACAAGTATATGGCAAGCTGAAGCTCAGCAGGATGCCCAGGAAAGCCAACTAATTCCGCCGTCTCAAGGCACTGATATAAAAAAATTCTGGTTGTGGTGGTGTCTTGAAGGCAGTGGAAAGTTTGGGTCCATCGCCCTAAAACAGCTTATATCTGCCATCGTCGGCTTTCTTTGTGAAATCCTTTTCCACAAATCAGGCAAATCTTCAGAGCGCCCTCCATGAAAACGGGTCAGCGCATAATTAGTCACCTCTAGCCTAAATATCTGCAAGCAAGGGCACGCTTCTATCAAGACAGTGAGGAATAGAATGCTGTGCTCAACCAGCTCCTGAACTCATCCAGAGTTTGGCCCCTATGCGAGATCCCAATACACGGTTCACCCAATTCACGTAATTGGACTTTCCCCTGAAACGAGAAAGATGCGACCCAGAACCACCCCGCCGCCCATACCCATCTCTGACTGCATCTAGAGCCCCTAAAATCGAAACTTCCGGTGGAATATTTCCAGAGATGTTCCCATCTACGAGAGAGGACACTAGTTCTGGCCGCTTCATTAACTGTCAAGCGGGACACGATGAGCACAAGAATTTCGTCAGGCAATTCGCCAATTCCAGTGTACTCCTTTCGTGTTCGTGCATAAGACTGATTAACACGagccttcatcttcttcatcttcctcGGCTCCGTCTTCCGTAAGTaaataaattaccgactaataaCTCTACAAATGGCTGAATCCTTTGACTGCCTGCCTGCCTGCATGCGCATAGCAAGTATATATAATGGAAATACCACTAACAAAGTTCAACCAACTTTACTATGGGTATATATAATTTGTACGTATTTATTAGACCGACTTAAGAACTCCTCTATTCTGATATCAGGGATAGAACAATAATGAGTGACCACCAAGTAATCACAAAACTTTCCTTAATAAACAAAGAGTTTCCTACTCCAAGTAGAACACAACGAGGAAAGATCCAATAATATTTTGCTGGAAATCCATAACTTCGTCGAAGGACAAATGGCCGACGACGACGGAGCGTGCCATGGACAGAGTTGTGTTTCTAACTTTGAGGAAAATCGAAAGGGAAATGGAAGGAAAACGTTTTTTCCTTGACTTCCCTTTTTCACACGGAGTAATTTTCTCATGGGAAGTTCGAAACAAACCATAGTTCATGTTTGGTTCGGTGGAATAAAATTGACAATGAAATTGAATTGAGGTTGAAATTGAATTGGAAAAATTGAGATTGAAATATCCTTTCTATTTTCAAGTTTGGTTGTGCTTATAAATAGTTATTTTTATCCGCAATGGAATGGagtgacaatagtaatttttggggtgaaaataagatttttttcttcttcctgaTTTCAGGCATATTGATAGTGACAATTAATGGGTTTTTCTTGGTGATGAAAGAAGGTGATAAAGTAGAAGGAGGAAGGAGGTGGGTGTTAATCAAGTCTTTTGCAGTAAAGGAGGACATGTCGAGTTAATTATGGTCACAGGTTCTAATTGCTGCTTGAAAGAACGATCGACAGATGAGTCCGAGAACAGGGTCTTCAGAAAGAACCTATGGGGAGTTCCAACTTACAAGGATGCAGGAGGAAGGAGGATAACACGCTTGCATT
This genomic window contains:
- the LOC131333513 gene encoding uncharacterized protein LOC131333513, which codes for MRGANSNTLDTISAAATAIASAENRVPQASVQKRRWGSCLSIPWCFGSHKQTKRIGHAVLVPEATAPGTEVSSAENPSRAPSRVLPFIAPPSSPASFLQSEPPSGFHSPAGSVSFTSMSNCMCSPGPASMFSIGPYAHETQLVSPPVFSTFTTEPSTAPFTPPPESVQFTTPSSPDVPFARLFDPNHQNGKAGQRFPFSQCEFQPYHHHYTENPVSHLTSPGSGISASGTSSPFRIGDPPKLWNLDKLSALEWGPQQGSGSLTPDAVGPRSQDSFPLGQQSSYLPPCANSLNGRRNGEVTFDHRVSFEITAEDVLRCLAKEQSMARAMSPLVENAEVAAVEDENSSEVPNSHEVEKASADGEGGCRLQKHQSIYLGSVNEFNFENPDGGGDSDEHVAIGSDWWSNENVLVEGGPKNWSFFPMIQPGVS